In Bacteroidales bacterium, one DNA window encodes the following:
- a CDS encoding V-type ATP synthase subunit K, which yields MTTAIILAYVGIALMIGLAGIGSAIGVSIGGNATIGALKKNDEAFGSYMLLSALPGTQGLYGFGGFFIINAKLTAPGFIEAMTIGQGVAIFAAGLALGIVGLMSAIRQGQVCANGIAGIGSGYDVFGKTMVLAVFPELYAIIAFAATFLISAGL from the coding sequence ATGACAACAGCAATTATCCTGGCCTATGTAGGCATCGCGTTGATGATCGGTCTTGCCGGAATTGGCAGCGCCATCGGCGTTTCAATTGGTGGAAATGCCACCATCGGTGCATTAAAAAAGAATGATGAAGCATTTGGTTCATACATGCTTTTGAGCGCTTTGCCCGGAACCCAGGGCCTTTATGGATTTGGTGGGTTCTTCATCATCAATGCCAAACTCACAGCCCCCGGTTTTATTGAAGCCATGACCATTGGCCAGGGAGTCGCAATTTTTGCTGCCGGTTTAGCACTTGGTATCGTTGGTTTGATGTCCGCTATCAGGCAGGGACAGGTTTGCGCCAATGGTATTGCCGGAATAGGTTCAGGCTATGACGTGTTTGGTAAAACAATGGTTTTGGCTGTATTTCCTGAGCTTTACGCCATTATTGCTTTTGCTGCAACCTTCCTTATCAGCGCTGGCCTGTAA
- a CDS encoding V-type ATP synthase subunit I, whose product MKKYTFLVYHADYHKFLEELRGLGVVDVVERTKDLDDATRDQLLEQKQISDTIKLLQRRKIEPQDSPLSIADGTDIVEQVRDLITEKENLEQQLLSVNKEVANLEPWGDFSLETLRKLRAADLNVSFYITSSKKYNPEWEKQYNIGVVNAEPPSVYFILVRDTDEQIELDAEEIKTPEHPLSEVIKRRDDIHARISEIGERLDEYAITSVPLLQDSLNKLTTKTDFRRVLTNTSPEAGEKVMMLQGFVPVSGETVLVRFCEERGILYLEGKPEANDKIPVLLKNNRFSKLFEPISKLFSLPSYHELDLTPFFAPFFMMFFGFCLGDAGYGLLILVGATLYKPKANPSFRPYLSLAQFLGVATFIFGVISGTFFGINLIDADIPFLSNVRGYFLDSEKMFYFALVIGAIQIIFGMFVKVFNIIRQHGIAYAISTIGWLVLILGMLGRYALVHYEIIAANEVVMKYAIFGISGVMILLLNDPKVNVFVRLGKGVWDIYGMVTGIFGDLLSYIRLFALGISSAILGLVINNIGLDMLGVPIIGPVIFVLFLTIGHVANILISSLGAFVHPMRLTFVEFYKNAGFSGGGKEYKPFAEKK is encoded by the coding sequence ATGAAAAAATACACGTTCCTGGTTTACCATGCCGATTACCACAAATTCCTTGAGGAATTGAGGGGATTGGGCGTAGTTGACGTGGTTGAACGAACCAAAGACCTGGACGATGCAACCCGCGATCAGCTGCTGGAACAGAAACAGATATCAGATACAATTAAACTTTTGCAGCGCCGTAAGATTGAGCCCCAGGATTCACCTCTGTCTATAGCCGATGGAACAGATATAGTTGAACAGGTTCGGGATCTTATTACCGAGAAAGAGAACCTCGAGCAACAGCTTCTTTCAGTAAACAAGGAAGTTGCGAACCTTGAACCCTGGGGTGATTTTTCTCTTGAGACCTTAAGGAAACTACGTGCAGCCGATTTGAATGTATCTTTTTATATTACTTCATCAAAGAAATATAACCCTGAATGGGAAAAGCAATACAACATTGGTGTTGTAAATGCTGAACCACCAAGCGTATACTTCATTCTTGTCAGGGACACTGATGAACAGATCGAATTGGATGCCGAAGAAATCAAAACCCCTGAACACCCTTTATCCGAAGTGATCAAGCGCAGGGACGATATTCATGCCCGCATCAGTGAGATAGGTGAAAGACTTGATGAATATGCTATCACATCAGTTCCTTTGCTGCAGGATTCGCTGAACAAACTCACAACCAAAACTGACTTCAGGCGTGTATTGACCAATACAAGCCCGGAAGCCGGTGAGAAGGTTATGATGCTCCAGGGCTTCGTACCGGTAAGTGGAGAAACAGTACTTGTTCGCTTTTGTGAAGAAAGAGGTATTCTATACCTTGAAGGAAAACCGGAAGCCAATGATAAAATTCCCGTGTTGCTTAAAAACAATAGGTTTTCCAAACTTTTCGAACCTATAAGCAAACTCTTTTCATTGCCTTCCTATCATGAACTGGACCTGACGCCTTTTTTTGCACCTTTCTTCATGATGTTTTTTGGCTTTTGCCTCGGCGATGCCGGATATGGCTTATTGATCCTGGTAGGCGCCACGCTCTACAAGCCGAAGGCAAATCCTTCATTCAGGCCTTATCTTTCGCTGGCGCAGTTTCTGGGAGTTGCAACCTTTATATTTGGTGTGATTTCCGGAACATTCTTTGGAATCAACCTGATTGATGCAGACATTCCTTTCCTCTCAAACGTTCGTGGATACTTCCTTGACAGCGAAAAAATGTTCTATTTTGCCCTGGTAATCGGGGCTATCCAGATTATTTTCGGTATGTTCGTGAAAGTGTTCAACATCATCAGGCAACATGGTATAGCATACGCAATTTCGACCATTGGCTGGCTGGTGCTGATTTTAGGAATGCTTGGACGTTATGCACTCGTACATTATGAAATTATTGCTGCCAACGAGGTTGTGATGAAATATGCAATCTTTGGCATTAGCGGTGTAATGATCCTTTTATTGAACGATCCCAAGGTAAATGTATTCGTCAGACTGGGTAAAGGAGTTTGGGATATCTACGGCATGGTAACCGGTATTTTCGGCGATCTGTTGTCGTATATCCGTTTGTTTGCCCTCGGCATTTCAAGTGCGATCCTGGGGCTCGTCATTAACAATATTGGCCTTGATATGCTTGGCGTTCCCATAATAGGGCCGGTAATATTCGTGCTGTTCTTAACAATCGGACATGTTGCCAATATCCTCATCAGTTCGTTGGGAGCTTTTGTTCACCCAATGCGTCTGACATTTGTGGAGTTTTACAAGAATGCAGGCTTTAGTGGAGGAGGTAAAGAGTACAAGCCGTTTGCGGAGAAGAAGTAG
- a CDS encoding V-type ATP synthase subunit D, producing MAIKFQYNKTSLQDMNKQLRVRVRALPTLKNKESALRVEVKRAKDEASRLDEKLASRIAAYDDMARLWAEFDPTLITIKDVDLSIKKIAGVRTPVLEQIHFSIRDFSLFNKPFWFMDGIAILKELATVAIEREFFNRKMGLLDHARKKTTQKVNLYEKVQIPGYEEAILKIKRFLEDEENLSKSSQKIVKNRLTQLEAVA from the coding sequence ATGGCAATAAAGTTTCAATATAACAAAACCTCGCTACAGGACATGAACAAGCAGCTTCGTGTTCGTGTACGGGCGTTGCCGACATTGAAAAACAAGGAGTCGGCTTTGCGGGTGGAAGTAAAACGTGCCAAAGATGAAGCAAGCAGGCTTGATGAAAAATTGGCTTCGCGTATTGCTGCTTATGATGATATGGCAAGACTGTGGGCGGAATTTGACCCTACACTTATCACAATTAAAGACGTGGACCTGAGCATTAAAAAAATTGCCGGGGTCAGAACGCCGGTGCTTGAACAAATCCATTTCAGCATTCGTGATTTCAGCCTATTCAACAAACCTTTCTGGTTCATGGATGGGATCGCAATATTAAAGGAACTGGCAACCGTGGCCATTGAAAGGGAATTCTTCAATCGCAAGATGGGTCTTTTGGATCACGCCAGGAAAAAGACCACCCAAAAGGTTAACCTTTACGAAAAGGTGCAGATTCCTGGTTATGAAGAAGCGATCCTGAAGATCAAACGATTCCTCGAAGATGAGGAAAACCTCTCAAAATCATCGCAGAAGATCGTTAAAAACCGTCTTACACAATTGGAGGCCGTGGCATGA
- a CDS encoding V-type ATP synthase subunit B, translated as METKAFQKIYTKITQITKATCSLNATGVGNEELAMVHGRLAQVVKIMGDSVTLQVFAGTEGIPTNAEVVFFNRPPTLKVSEDLAGRFFNSFGMPIDGGPEVEGEEREIGGPSVNPVRRKQPSELIATGIAGIDLNNTLVTGQKIPFFADPDQPFNQVMAMVALRAEADKIILGGMGLTNDDYLYYKNVFDNAGALDRIISFVNTTEDPPVERLLVPDMALTAAEYFAVDKNEKVLVLLTDMTLYADALSIVSNRMDQIPSKDSMPGSLYSDLAKLYEKAVQFPDGGSITIIAVTTLSGGDITHAIPDNTGYITEGQLFLRRDTEIGKVIVDPFRSLSRLKQLVIGTKTREDHPQVMNAAVRLYADAANARTKLENGFDLTDYDQRTLDFAKQYSEKLLAIDVNIDTEQMLVTAWELFGKHFSQAEVGLKKELVDKYWPK; from the coding sequence ATGGAAACCAAAGCTTTTCAGAAGATATATACAAAGATCACCCAGATCACCAAGGCAACCTGTTCGCTGAATGCCACAGGTGTTGGCAACGAAGAATTGGCAATGGTGCATGGCCGTTTAGCCCAGGTGGTTAAGATTATGGGCGATAGTGTGACCCTGCAGGTTTTTGCCGGTACCGAAGGTATTCCTACCAATGCCGAGGTCGTTTTCTTTAATCGTCCGCCAACACTTAAAGTAAGTGAAGATCTGGCAGGCCGATTTTTCAATTCATTTGGCATGCCCATTGACGGCGGCCCGGAAGTGGAAGGTGAAGAACGCGAAATTGGCGGGCCTTCGGTGAACCCTGTTCGCCGCAAGCAACCATCGGAACTTATCGCTACTGGTATTGCAGGCATTGACCTTAATAATACTTTGGTTACCGGTCAGAAAATTCCATTCTTTGCCGATCCCGATCAACCTTTTAACCAGGTTATGGCCATGGTGGCCCTTCGCGCAGAAGCCGACAAAATCATTCTCGGTGGAATGGGTCTCACCAACGATGATTACCTGTATTATAAAAATGTGTTCGACAATGCAGGAGCCCTCGACCGCATTATCAGTTTTGTGAACACAACGGAAGATCCGCCGGTTGAACGCCTGTTGGTTCCTGATATGGCGCTTACTGCTGCTGAATATTTTGCCGTTGATAAAAATGAAAAAGTGCTGGTACTGCTTACCGATATGACCTTGTATGCCGATGCGCTCAGTATTGTTTCGAACCGTATGGATCAGATTCCTTCAAAGGATTCTATGCCTGGATCGCTGTACAGCGACCTTGCTAAATTGTATGAGAAAGCAGTTCAGTTTCCTGATGGTGGTTCCATCACCATCATTGCTGTAACAACGCTTTCGGGTGGGGATATTACCCATGCTATTCCGGATAACACCGGTTATATTACTGAGGGACAATTATTCCTTCGCCGTGATACCGAAATCGGAAAAGTTATTGTTGACCCGTTCCGTAGCTTGTCGCGTTTGAAGCAATTGGTAATTGGCACGAAAACCCGCGAGGACCACCCGCAGGTAATGAATGCAGCAGTTCGCCTTTACGCCGATGCCGCCAATGCCCGCACCAAACTCGAAAACGGCTTCGACCTTACGGATTATGACCAGCGTACACTGGATTTCGCAAAGCAATATTCAGAAAAATTGTTGGCAATTGACGTAAACATTGATACAGAACAGATGCTTGTAACAGCCTGGGAATTATTTGGCAAACATTTCAGCCAGGCAGAGGTTGGATTGAAGAAGGAACTGGTGGATAAATATTGGCCGAAGTAA